A region of Capra hircus breed San Clemente chromosome 11, ASM170441v1, whole genome shotgun sequence DNA encodes the following proteins:
- the PPM1G gene encoding protein phosphatase 1G, which translates to MGAYLSQPNTVKCSGDGVGASRLPLPYGFSAMQGWRVSMEDAHNCIPELDSETAMFSVYDGHGGEEVALYCAKYLPDIIKDQKAYKEGKLQKALEDAFLAIDAKLTTEEVIKELAQIAGRPTEDEDEKEKVADEDDVDNEEAALLHEEATMTIEELLTRYGQNCHKGAPHSKSGAGTGEEPGSQGLNGEAGPEDPSRETSAEENGPTAKAHTGLSSNSECGTEAGQGGEPGTPTGEAGPSCSSASDKLPRVAKSKFFEDSEDESDEAEEEEEDSEECSEEEDGYSSEEAENEEDEDDTEEAEEDDEEEEMMVPGMEGKEEPGSDSGTTAVVALIRGKQLIVANAGDSRCVVSEAGKALDMSYDHKPEDEVELARIKNAGGKVTMDGRVNGGLNLSRAIGDHFYKRNKNLPPEEQMISALPDIKVLTLTDDHEFMVIACDGIWNVMSSQEVIDFIQSKISQRDENGELRLLSSIVEELLDQCLAPDTSGDGTGCDNMTCIIICFKPRNTAAPQLESGKRKLEEVLSTEGAEENGNSDKKKAKRD; encoded by the exons ATGGGTGCCTACCTCTCTCAGCCCAACACGGTGAAGTGCTCTGGAGACGGGGTCGGCGCCTCGCGCCTGCCGTTGCCCTACGGCTTCTCCGCCATGCAAGGCTGGCGCGTCTCCATGGAG GATGCTCACAACTGTATTCCTGAGCTGGACAGTGAGACAGCCATGTTTTCTGTCTATGATGGACATGGAG GAGAGGAAGTTGCCTTGTACTGTGCCAAATATCTTCCTGATATCATCAAAGATCAGAAGGCCTACAAAGAAGGCAAGCTACAGAAG GCTTTGGAAGATGCCTTCTTGGCTATTGATGCCAAACTAACCACTGAGGAAGTCATTAAGGAGCTGGCACAGATTGCAGGGCGACCCACTGAAGAtgaggatgaaaaagaaaaagttgctgATGAAGATGATG TGGACAATGAGGAGGCTGCACTGCTGCATGAAGAGGCTACCATGACTATTGAAGAGCTGCTGACACGCTACGGGCAGAACTGTCACAAGGGTGCTCCCCACAGCAAATCTGGAGCTGGGACAGGCGAGGAACCAGGGTCCCAGGGCCTCAATGGGGAGGCAGGACCCGAGGACCCATCTAGGGAAACTTCTGCAGAGGAAAATGGCCCCACAGCCAAGGCTCACACAGGCCTTTCCTCCAACTCGGAATGTGGGACTGAGGCAGGCCAAGGTGGGGAGCCTGGCACTCCCACTGGTGAGGCTGGGCCTTCCTGCTCTTCAGCCTCCGACAAGCTGCCTCGAGTTGCTAAGTCCAAGTTCTTTGAGGACAGTGAGGATGAGTCAGATGAggcggaggaggaagaggaagacagcGAG GAATGCAGTGAGGAAGAAGATGGCTACAGCAGTGAAGAGGCAGAGAATGAGGAAGATGAGGATGATACTGAGGAGGCTGAAGAGGATGATGAAGAAGAAGAGATGATGGTGCCTGGGATGGAAGGCAAAGAGGAG cCTGGCTCTGACAGTGGTACAACAGCAGTGGTGGCTCTGATACGAGGGAAGCAGTTGATTgtagccaatgcaggagactcccgcTGTGTGGTGTCTGAGGCTGGCAAAGCTTTAGACATGTCCTATGACCACAAACCGGAGGATGAAGTGGAGCTAGCACGCATCAAGAATGCTGGGGGCAAGGTTACCATGGATGGGCGAGTCAACGGTGGCCTCAACCTCTCCAGAGCCATTG GAGACCACTTTTACAAGAGAAACAAGAACCTGCCACCAGAGGAACAGATGATTTCGGCCCTTCCTGACATCAAGGTGCTGACTCTCACAGACGATCATGAGTTCATGGTCATTGCCTGTGATGGCATATG GAATGTGATGAGCAGCCAGGAAGTTATAGACTTTATTCAGTCGAAGATCAGCCAGCGTGATGAAAATGGGGAGCTTCGGTTACTGTCATCCATTGTGGAAGAG CTGCTGGATCAATGCCTGGCACCAGACACTTCTGGGGACGGTACAGGGTGTGACAACATGACCTGCATCATCATTTGCTTCAAGCCCCGAAACACAGCAGCGCCTCAGCTAGAGAGTGGCAAGCGGAAACTGGAGGAGGTGCTGTCTACTGAGGGggctgaagaaaatggcaacagtgaCAAGAAGAAGGCCAAGCGGGACTAG
- the ZNF513 gene encoding zinc finger protein 513 isoform X1, with protein sequence MPRRKQSHPQPVKCEGVKVDTEDSLDEGPGALVLESDLLLGQDLEFEEEEEEEEEEGDRNSDQLMGFERDSEGDSLGARPGLPYGLSDDESGGGRALSAESEVEEPARGPGEARGERPGPACQLCGGPTGEGPCCGAGGPGGGPPLPPRLLYSCRLCAFVSHYSSHLKRHMQTHSGEKPFRCGRCPYASAQLVNLTRHTRTHTGEKPYRCPHCPFACSSLGNLRRHQRTHAGPPTPPCPTCGFRCCAPRPARPPSPTEQEGTVPRRPEDALLLPDLSLHVSPGGASFLPDCGQLRGEGEGLCGTGSEPLPELLFPWTCRNCGQELEEGEGSRLGAGTCGRCMRGETGGGASGGPQGPSDKGFACSLCPFATHYPNHLARHMKTHSGEKPFRCARCPYASAHLDNLKRHQRVHTGEKPYKCPLCPYACGNLANLKRHGRIHSGDKPFRCSLCNYSCNQSMNLKRHMLRHTGEKPFRCATCAYTTGHWDNYKRHQKVHGHGGAGGPGLSASEGWAPPHSPPRFELSGPDSPGCHQ encoded by the exons ATGCCCCGAAGGAAGCAAAGCCACCCGCAGCCCGTGAAATGCGAGGGGGTCAAAG TGGATACCGAAGACTCCCTCGACGAAGGACCCGGGGCCCTGGTATTGGAGAGTGATTTGCTACTAGGCCAGGATCTGGAGtttgaagaagaggaggaagaggaagaggaggaaggtgaCCGCAACAGCGACCAGCTCATGGGCTTCGAGAGAGACTCTGAAG GAGACTCTCTGGGGGCCAGGCCTGGGCTTCCCTACGGGCTGAGCGACGATGAGTCTGGGGGCGGCCGCGCACTAAGTGCGGAGAGTGAAGTTGAGGAGCCAGCCAGGGGTCCAGGGGAGGCCAGGGGTGAGAGGCCAGGCCCAGCCTGCCAGCTGTGTGGGGGGCCCACAGGTGAGGGGCCATGTTGTGGGGCAGGAGGACCGGGTGGGGGGCCCCCGCTGCCCCCACGGCTACTGTACTCATGCCGCCTCTGCGCCTTCGTGTCCCACTACTCGAGCCACCTGAAGCggcacatgcagacacacagcgGGGAGAAGCCGTTCCGCTGTGGCCGCTGCCCCTACGCCTCAGCCCAGCTCGTCAACCTGACACGACACACCCGCACCCACACTGGCGAGAAGCCCTACCGCTGTCCCCACTGCCCCTTTGCCTGCAGCAGCCTGGGCAACCTGAGGCGGCATCAGCGTACCCATGCAGGGCCCCCCACTCCTCCCTGCCCGACCTGTGGCTTCCGCTGCTGTGCTCCACGTCCTGCCCGGCCTCCCAGTCCCACAGAGCAGGAGGGGACAGTGCCTCGGCGACCCGAAG ATGCCCTGCTGCTTCCAGATCTGAGCCTCCATGTGTCACCAGGCGGTGCCAGCTTCCTGCCGGACTGTGGGCAGCTGCGGGGTGAAGGGGAAGGCCTGTGTGGGACTGGGTCAGAACCACTGCCAGAGCTGCTGTTCCCTTGGACCTGCCGGAACTGTGGGCAagagctggaggagggggagggcagtCGGCTGGGAGCAGGCACGTGTGGGCGCTGCATGCGAGGAGAGACTGGAGGTGGTGCCAGTGGGGGACCCCAGGGCCCCAGTGACAAAGGCTTCGCCTGCAGCCTCTGCCCCTTTGCCACTCATTATCCCAACCACTTGGCTCGGCACATGAAGACGCACAGTGGTGAGAAGCCCTTCCGCTGTGCCCGTTGTCCCTACGCCTCTGCTCACCTGGACAACCTGAAACGGCACCAGCGTGTCCACACGGGAGAGAAACCCTACAAGTGCCCCCTCTGCCCCTATGCCTGTGGTAACCTGGCCAACCTCAAACGTCATGGTCGGATCCACTCTGGGGACAAACCTTTTCGGTGTAGCCTTTGCAACTACAGCTGCAATCAGAGTATGAACCTCAAACGCCACATGCTGCGGCACACAGGCGAGAAGCCCTTCCGCTGTGCCACCTGCGCCTATACCACGGGCCACTGGGACAACTACAAGCGCCACCAAAAGGTGCATGGCCATGGTGGGGCGGGAGGGCCTGGCCTCTCTGCTTCTGAGGGCTGGGCCCCACCTCACAGTCCTCCCCGTTTTGAGCTCTCGGGGCCCGACAGCCCTGGGTGCCACCAGTAG
- the ZNF513 gene encoding zinc finger protein 513 isoform X2, with translation MGFERDSEGDSLGARPGLPYGLSDDESGGGRALSAESEVEEPARGPGEARGERPGPACQLCGGPTGEGPCCGAGGPGGGPPLPPRLLYSCRLCAFVSHYSSHLKRHMQTHSGEKPFRCGRCPYASAQLVNLTRHTRTHTGEKPYRCPHCPFACSSLGNLRRHQRTHAGPPTPPCPTCGFRCCAPRPARPPSPTEQEGTVPRRPEDALLLPDLSLHVSPGGASFLPDCGQLRGEGEGLCGTGSEPLPELLFPWTCRNCGQELEEGEGSRLGAGTCGRCMRGETGGGASGGPQGPSDKGFACSLCPFATHYPNHLARHMKTHSGEKPFRCARCPYASAHLDNLKRHQRVHTGEKPYKCPLCPYACGNLANLKRHGRIHSGDKPFRCSLCNYSCNQSMNLKRHMLRHTGEKPFRCATCAYTTGHWDNYKRHQKVHGHGGAGGPGLSASEGWAPPHSPPRFELSGPDSPGCHQ, from the exons ATGGGCTTCGAGAGAGACTCTGAAG GAGACTCTCTGGGGGCCAGGCCTGGGCTTCCCTACGGGCTGAGCGACGATGAGTCTGGGGGCGGCCGCGCACTAAGTGCGGAGAGTGAAGTTGAGGAGCCAGCCAGGGGTCCAGGGGAGGCCAGGGGTGAGAGGCCAGGCCCAGCCTGCCAGCTGTGTGGGGGGCCCACAGGTGAGGGGCCATGTTGTGGGGCAGGAGGACCGGGTGGGGGGCCCCCGCTGCCCCCACGGCTACTGTACTCATGCCGCCTCTGCGCCTTCGTGTCCCACTACTCGAGCCACCTGAAGCggcacatgcagacacacagcgGGGAGAAGCCGTTCCGCTGTGGCCGCTGCCCCTACGCCTCAGCCCAGCTCGTCAACCTGACACGACACACCCGCACCCACACTGGCGAGAAGCCCTACCGCTGTCCCCACTGCCCCTTTGCCTGCAGCAGCCTGGGCAACCTGAGGCGGCATCAGCGTACCCATGCAGGGCCCCCCACTCCTCCCTGCCCGACCTGTGGCTTCCGCTGCTGTGCTCCACGTCCTGCCCGGCCTCCCAGTCCCACAGAGCAGGAGGGGACAGTGCCTCGGCGACCCGAAG ATGCCCTGCTGCTTCCAGATCTGAGCCTCCATGTGTCACCAGGCGGTGCCAGCTTCCTGCCGGACTGTGGGCAGCTGCGGGGTGAAGGGGAAGGCCTGTGTGGGACTGGGTCAGAACCACTGCCAGAGCTGCTGTTCCCTTGGACCTGCCGGAACTGTGGGCAagagctggaggagggggagggcagtCGGCTGGGAGCAGGCACGTGTGGGCGCTGCATGCGAGGAGAGACTGGAGGTGGTGCCAGTGGGGGACCCCAGGGCCCCAGTGACAAAGGCTTCGCCTGCAGCCTCTGCCCCTTTGCCACTCATTATCCCAACCACTTGGCTCGGCACATGAAGACGCACAGTGGTGAGAAGCCCTTCCGCTGTGCCCGTTGTCCCTACGCCTCTGCTCACCTGGACAACCTGAAACGGCACCAGCGTGTCCACACGGGAGAGAAACCCTACAAGTGCCCCCTCTGCCCCTATGCCTGTGGTAACCTGGCCAACCTCAAACGTCATGGTCGGATCCACTCTGGGGACAAACCTTTTCGGTGTAGCCTTTGCAACTACAGCTGCAATCAGAGTATGAACCTCAAACGCCACATGCTGCGGCACACAGGCGAGAAGCCCTTCCGCTGTGCCACCTGCGCCTATACCACGGGCCACTGGGACAACTACAAGCGCCACCAAAAGGTGCATGGCCATGGTGGGGCGGGAGGGCCTGGCCTCTCTGCTTCTGAGGGCTGGGCCCCACCTCACAGTCCTCCCCGTTTTGAGCTCTCGGGGCCCGACAGCCCTGGGTGCCACCAGTAG
- the SNX17 gene encoding sorting nexin-17 isoform X2, with product MHFSIPETESRSGDSGGSAYVLRKEYGANVLPAFPPKKLFSLTPAEVEQRREQLEKYMQAVRQDPLLGSSETFNSFLRRAQQETQQVPTEEVSLEVLLSNGQKVLVNVLTSDQTEDVLEAVAAKLDLPDDLIGYFSLFLVREKEDGAFSFVRKLQEFELPYVSVTSLRSQEYKIVLRKSYWDSAYDDDVMENRVGLNLLYAQTVADIEHGWILVTKEQHRQLKSLQEKVSKKEFLRLAQTLRHYGYLRFDACVADFPEKDCPVVVSAGNSELSLQLRLPGQQLREGSFRVTRMRCWRVTSSVPLPSGGTSSPGRGRGEVRLELAFEYLMSKDRLQWVTITSPQAIMMSICLQSMVDELMVKKSGGSIRKMLRRRVGGTLRRSESQQAVKSPPLLESPDASRESMVKLSSKLSAVSLRGIGTPGTDASASDVHGNFAFEGIGDEDL from the exons ATGCACTTTTCCATTCCTGAAACCGAGTCCCGCAGCGGGGACAGCGGCGGCTCCGCCTACGTG CTTCGGAAGGAATATGGGGCAAATGTGCTTCCTGCGTTTCCCCCAAAGAAGCTTTTCTCTCTGACACCTGCTGAGGTGGAACAGAGGAGGGAGCAGTTAGAGAAGTACATGCAAGCTG TTCGACAAGACCCATTGCTTGGGAGCAGTGAGACCTTCAATAGTTTCCTGCGTCGGGCACAGCAG GAGACACAGCAGGTCCCCACAGAAGAGGTCTCTTTGGAGGTGCTGCTCAGCAACGGGCAGAAAGTTCTGGTCAATGTGCTAACTTCAGATCAGACTGAGGATGTCCTGGAG GCTGTGGCTGCAAAGCTGGATCTTCCAGATGACTTGATTGGCTACTTCAGTCTCTTTCTAGTTCGAGAAAAAGAGGATGGAGCCTTTTCAT TTGTACGGAAGTTGCAAGAGTTTGAGCTGCCTTATGTATCTGTTACCAGTCTTCGGAGTCAAGAGTATAAGATTGTGCTAAGGAAGAG TTATTGGGACTCTGCCTATGACGACGATGTCATGGAGAACCGAGTTGGCCTGAACCTGCTTTATGCTCAG ACGGTAGCAGACATTGAGCATGGTTGGATCCTGGTCACCAAGGAGCAGCACCGGCAGCTCAAATCACTGCAGGAGAAGGTCTCCAAGAAGGAG TTCCTGCGACTGGCCCAGACACTGCGGCACTACGGCTACCTGCGCTTTGATGCCTGTGTGGCTGACTTCCCAGAAAAGGACTGTCCGGTGGTGGTGAGCGCAGGCAACAGTGAGCTCAGCCTCCAGCTCCGCCTGCCTGGCCAGCAACTCCGTGAAGGCTCCTTCCGGGTCACCCGCATGCGGTGCTGGCGGGTCACCTCCTCT GTGCCACTGCCCAGTGGAGGCACAAGCAGCCCCGGCCGGGGCCGGGGTGAGGTGCGCCTGGAACTGGCTTTTGAATACCTCATGAGCAAGGACCGGCTACAGTGGGTTACCATCACCAGCCCCCAG GCTATCATGATGAGtatctgcttgcagtccatggtAGATGAACTGATGGTGAAGAAATCTGGCGGCAGTATCAGGAAG ATGCTGCGGCGGCGGGTGGGGGGCACCCTGAGACGCTCAGAGAGCCAGCAAGCCGTGAAGTCACCACCGTTGCTT GAGTCACCGGACGCCAGCCGGGAGTCCATGGTCAAACTCTCA AGCAAGCTGAGTGCTGTGAGCCTGCGGGGGATTGGCACTCCCGGTACAGATGCCAGTGCCAGTGATGTCCATGGCAATTTTGCCTTCGAGGGCATTGGAGACGAGGACCTGTGA
- the SNX17 gene encoding sorting nexin-17 isoform X1: MHFSIPETESRSGDSGGSAYVAYNIHVNGVLHCRVRYSQLLGLHEQLRKEYGANVLPAFPPKKLFSLTPAEVEQRREQLEKYMQAVRQDPLLGSSETFNSFLRRAQQETQQVPTEEVSLEVLLSNGQKVLVNVLTSDQTEDVLEAVAAKLDLPDDLIGYFSLFLVREKEDGAFSFVRKLQEFELPYVSVTSLRSQEYKIVLRKSYWDSAYDDDVMENRVGLNLLYAQTVADIEHGWILVTKEQHRQLKSLQEKVSKKEFLRLAQTLRHYGYLRFDACVADFPEKDCPVVVSAGNSELSLQLRLPGQQLREGSFRVTRMRCWRVTSSVPLPSGGTSSPGRGRGEVRLELAFEYLMSKDRLQWVTITSPQAIMMSICLQSMVDELMVKKSGGSIRKMLRRRVGGTLRRSESQQAVKSPPLLESPDASRESMVKLSSKLSAVSLRGIGTPGTDASASDVHGNFAFEGIGDEDL; this comes from the exons ATGCACTTTTCCATTCCTGAAACCGAGTCCCGCAGCGGGGACAGCGGCGGCTCCGCCTACGTG GCCTATAACATTCACGTGAATGGAGTCCTGCACTGTCGGGTGCGCTACAGCCAGCTCCTGGGGCTGCACGAGCAG CTTCGGAAGGAATATGGGGCAAATGTGCTTCCTGCGTTTCCCCCAAAGAAGCTTTTCTCTCTGACACCTGCTGAGGTGGAACAGAGGAGGGAGCAGTTAGAGAAGTACATGCAAGCTG TTCGACAAGACCCATTGCTTGGGAGCAGTGAGACCTTCAATAGTTTCCTGCGTCGGGCACAGCAG GAGACACAGCAGGTCCCCACAGAAGAGGTCTCTTTGGAGGTGCTGCTCAGCAACGGGCAGAAAGTTCTGGTCAATGTGCTAACTTCAGATCAGACTGAGGATGTCCTGGAG GCTGTGGCTGCAAAGCTGGATCTTCCAGATGACTTGATTGGCTACTTCAGTCTCTTTCTAGTTCGAGAAAAAGAGGATGGAGCCTTTTCAT TTGTACGGAAGTTGCAAGAGTTTGAGCTGCCTTATGTATCTGTTACCAGTCTTCGGAGTCAAGAGTATAAGATTGTGCTAAGGAAGAG TTATTGGGACTCTGCCTATGACGACGATGTCATGGAGAACCGAGTTGGCCTGAACCTGCTTTATGCTCAG ACGGTAGCAGACATTGAGCATGGTTGGATCCTGGTCACCAAGGAGCAGCACCGGCAGCTCAAATCACTGCAGGAGAAGGTCTCCAAGAAGGAG TTCCTGCGACTGGCCCAGACACTGCGGCACTACGGCTACCTGCGCTTTGATGCCTGTGTGGCTGACTTCCCAGAAAAGGACTGTCCGGTGGTGGTGAGCGCAGGCAACAGTGAGCTCAGCCTCCAGCTCCGCCTGCCTGGCCAGCAACTCCGTGAAGGCTCCTTCCGGGTCACCCGCATGCGGTGCTGGCGGGTCACCTCCTCT GTGCCACTGCCCAGTGGAGGCACAAGCAGCCCCGGCCGGGGCCGGGGTGAGGTGCGCCTGGAACTGGCTTTTGAATACCTCATGAGCAAGGACCGGCTACAGTGGGTTACCATCACCAGCCCCCAG GCTATCATGATGAGtatctgcttgcagtccatggtAGATGAACTGATGGTGAAGAAATCTGGCGGCAGTATCAGGAAG ATGCTGCGGCGGCGGGTGGGGGGCACCCTGAGACGCTCAGAGAGCCAGCAAGCCGTGAAGTCACCACCGTTGCTT GAGTCACCGGACGCCAGCCGGGAGTCCATGGTCAAACTCTCA AGCAAGCTGAGTGCTGTGAGCCTGCGGGGGATTGGCACTCCCGGTACAGATGCCAGTGCCAGTGATGTCCATGGCAATTTTGCCTTCGAGGGCATTGGAGACGAGGACCTGTGA